TCGGTGATGAAGGCGTCGGCGTACGGCGCGCCAGCCGCCCGCAAGGCGGCGGCCATGGCCGGGTTGGTGGCCCTGGCCGGGATGCCGAGCCGCACGGCAATCTCCAGATAGACCGGGAACACGTCGGGCCGTTTGTGGACATGGTGATGGGTGTCCATGTGGGAGGGGCTGACCCCGCAGGACCGCAGCAGATCGAGCTGGGCCTGCCATTCCCGGCGTATCTCGTCCGCCGATGCCTGGCCGATGTCCATGCGCTTGCGCGGGAATACGCCTTCGGCGGTCACCAGGGAGGGGACGTCCCCGGGCGGCAGGCAGGGGGCGTGGCCGCCGGTCAACTGGAAATGGATGCCCATGCGCCCGGAAAGCGCATCGGCGTGGGCCGTGATGCGGGCCGCCGCGCCGGCCGGGCGGGTCATGGCCGTGGTGGCCCGGACCAGCCCGTGCTCCATGGCCTGGAGGATGCCCCGGCAGACGCCGTCGGTCAGGGCGAAGTCATCGGCGTTGATCATGAGGCGGCGCATGATGCTCCTTGTGCTTGCATCGACGGGACAGACTTCATGGCGTCAAGCCATCAGGGTTCCCGTCGCGAAACGTGCCCCGTGACGGGATTCCAAAGGGCGAAAGCCCTTTGGCCGCCGGAGGCATATCATTTCGTATTCTGTTGTGAGCGCCGCACGATTTCGGCCACGAACTTTTCGATGCCCCGGGCCACGTCGGCGATGCCGGGCCCGAGCATGTAGGCCGGGGTGGTCACGAGGTTG
Above is a genomic segment from Desulfolutivibrio sulfodismutans DSM 3696 containing:
- a CDS encoding ChbG/HpnK family deacetylase, giving the protein MRRLMINADDFALTDGVCRGILQAMEHGLVRATTAMTRPAGAAARITAHADALSGRMGIHFQLTGGHAPCLPPGDVPSLVTAEGVFPRKRMDIGQASADEIRREWQAQLDLLRSCGVSPSHMDTHHHVHKRPDVFPVYLEIAVRLGIPARATNPAMAAALRAAGAPYADAFITDFFGQDLTPGRFLELVAAAFAPLPDTAVVELMCHPGQNDTELCRISAYNQAREQEIAVLSSPEVRQGLADMGVAVCGPEGIPRPVRGVRDGSGGPPS